In the genome of Nocardioides sp. NBC_00368, the window GCCAGCGGATCATGCGTACGGAGAGCGTGTCGGTCGTACGTCCGATCTCGGGTCGCGCGGCCAGCAGGTTGGTCGGGGCGACGCCGGGGTGGGAGAGGTTGCTGGTGATGCCCCAGCCGCCGGCCCGGCTGCGCCGATCCAGCTCCAGGCCGAAGAGGCCGACGGCGACCTTGGACTGGCTGTAGGCCTTCATGACATGGTAGCTCTGCTCCCAGTTGGGGTCCTCCCAGTTGATCGCGCCCCGCCTCGCGGCGACGCTGACCTGGGACGTCACCCGAGCCTGCCCGGCCCGCAGCAGCGGCAGGATCTTGGCGACGAGGGCGAAGTGGCCGAGGTGGTTGGTGCCGAGCTGGAGCTCGAACCCGTCGGCGGTCGTCTGCCGCTCCGGCGGCGTCATCACCCCGGCGTTGTTGATCATCAGGTGGAACGGCTGGTCCTCGCCCAGCAGCGTCTCGGAGAGCGCCGCCACCGACGCCAGCGAGGACAGGTCGAGGTCGCGCAGCGAGACCCTCGCCTCCGGGACCTTTCCGCGGATCGTGGCCAGCGCCTTCTCGCCCTTGGCGGCGTTGCGTACCGGTATGACGACCTCGGCTCCGGCGGCCGCGAGCCGGGTGGCCATCACCAGCCCCATCCCGTCGCTGGCTCCGGTGACCAGGGCTCGTCTGCCGGACAGGTCCGGGATCGTGATGTCGATGGGTCGGCGTGGCATCGGTCTGCTCCTCGAGAAGGGCTCTGGGGTCGGATCCATCCTCGGTCGCTCACCCGGGTCTATCCAGGGTCTGCCGATCCCAGCCTCGGCGGTCCACGCATGTGGCCGCCGCGCGTCGGGTACGTCGATGGGGTGAGTGAACGGGAGCGCGACGTGGTGCGGCGTCTGCTCGACGCCGGCGGCATGACGTACGCCGAGGAGGCCGGCATCCGGCTCCGGGACAAGCCGTCGCCGCTCTACCGGCTGCTCGTCCTGGCGATGCTCTCCTCGACCCGGATCTCGACCGACATCGCGGTCGCGGCGGCGCGCGAGGTGTCGGCCGCCGGATGGCGTACGCCGCAACGGCTGCTCGACTCGACCTGGCAGCAGCGCGTGGACGCGCTCGGGCGGGCGCACTACCGCCGCTACGACGAGAGCACCGCGACCAAGCTCGAGGAGCAGGCCCGGTGGCTGCTGGACACCTACCGCGGAGACCTCCGCCGGCTCCGCCCCTCCTCCCGCGACGACGCCGACGCGTTGATCGACGCGCTCACCGAGTCGCCGCGCATCGGCCCGGTCGGAGCCCGGATCTTCTGCCGCGAGGTCCAGGACGTGTGGCCGGCGCTGTCCCCCTTCCTCGACGGCCCGCTCCTGGACCAGGCCGGGGAGCTCGGCCTGCCCGAGGACCCGGACGAACTCGCCGCGCTGGTCCCTGACGGGCGCTGCGCCCCGCTCGCGGCCGCGCTCACCCGAGCGCGTCACGGGCTTCCCGATCTCGAGGTGAGCTGAGGGCCTCCCACCCGTCCTGGGTGATCCCGCTTAGGATCACCGCATGGTTCACGGGGAGTCGAAGAACGCGCCGAGCATGGCGGATGTGGCGGCCCGGGCAGGGGTCTCGCACCAGACCGTGTCCCGGGTGGTCAACGGCTCCGATGCCGTACGCGGCGACACCCGCGACCGGGTGCTGGCGGCTATCGAGGAGCTGGGCTACCGGCGCAACAAGTCGGCGCGGGCACTGGTGACCCGGCGGTCCGGACGTCTGGGCCTGCTCTACTCCCAGCCGCACCTGTACGGGCCCGGCACCCTGGCCGCCTCGGTGCACCAGGCCGGCCAGCGGGCCGGCTACGACATCATCCTGAGCCCGGTGCCGCACCTGGACGCGACCTCGGCGGAGGGGGCGATCGAGGCGCTGCTCGACGACGCGGTCGAGGCTGTGCTCCTCGGCGTCTCGCACCAGTCGTTGGAGGACCTGGTCGCCCAGATCGCGTCCACCGTCGAGGTCGTGATGATCCACAGCGACCCGCCGGAGGGGGTACGCTCGGTGGGGATCGACCAGCGCGCCGGAGCCGTGCTGGCCACGCAGTACCTGCTGGACCTCGGCCACCGCACCATCGCCCACGTGGCCGGTCCGGTCGGCTGGATCGACGCCGGACAGCGCCGGGAGGGCTGGCTGGCCGCGCTCCGCGACGCCGACGCCCGACCGGGCCCGGAGATCTTCGGCGACTGGTCGAGCCGCAGCGGCTACGAGGCCGGTGCCGCGATCGCCCGGGACCCGTCGGTCACCGCCGTCTTCGCGGCCAACGACTCGATGGCGCTCGGCGTGATCCGGGCGCTCCACGAGGCCGGCCGCCGGGTCCCGCAGGACGTGAGCGTGGTCGGCTTCGACGACGTCCCGGACGCGGCCTACCTGTGGCCGCCGCTGACCACCGTCCGGCAGGACTTCGCGTCGCTGGGCGAGCTCGCCGTGGAGGTGGCCACCAAGGCCATCGCCGACGGCACCGTCGAGGTGCCCCCGCTGCTGCAGCCCGAGCTGGTCGTGCGGTCCTCGGCTGCCCACAGGCCGAGCTGACCGATACCGCCGAGGCGTCACGTACGTCGGCCGAGACGTCACCTACGTCGGTCGAGTTGGCATCGCCATGCCAACTCGCCCGACGGGGCTGACGCCTCGCCCGACGGGGCCGACGCCTCGCCCGACGGGGCCGACGCCTCGGCATCTCTTCTGGAACAGGAGGTAACTCGCGCGTAATATGTTAGCGTTCACATCGCCTCGAACCCCACCCCGAGCCGCCGGGCAGAAACGGAGCCGTGATGACGCAGCGAGCAGGCCACCTGCCTGACCTCGAGGAGACCGCGCTCGGTATCGAGCTGGGCTCCACCAACATCAAGGCGTGCCTGATCGGGCCCGACCACGCGCCCATCGCCACCGGCTCCCACCTGTGGGAGAACGAGCTCGCCGACGGGCTGTGGACCTACTCGCTCGAGGCGGTCTGGGCGGGCGTCCAGGGTGCCGTCGCCGCCCTCGGGGACGAGGTCGAGCGCCGCTACGGCACCCGGCCGACGACCTTCGGGGCGATCGGTGTCTCGGCGATGATGCACGGCTATCTCGCCTTCGACGAGGCCGGCGAGCTGCTGGTGCCCTTCCGCACCTGGCGCAACACCAACACCGCGGTCGCCGCCGCCGAGCTGTCGCAGACCTTCGGAACCAACATCCCGCTGCGTTGGTCGATCGCCCACCTCTACCAGGCGATCCTCGACGACGAGCCCCACCTGCCCCGGATCGCCTCGCTGACCACTCTCGCGGGCTACGTCCACCGGGCGCTGACCGGCGAGCACGTGCTCGGCGTCGGCGACGCCTCCGGGATGTTCCCCATCGACCCGGCGACCGGGACCTACGACCAGCGGATGCTCGAGCAGGCCGGTCACCTGGCCGCCGCCAAGCATCCCGGCCTGCGGATCGAGGGGCTGCTCCCGCAGGTCCTCCCGGCGGGAGCCGACGCCGGCCGACTCACCCCCGAGGGTGCGGCGCTGCTCGATCCCACCGGCACGCTGCGGCCGGGCATCGTGCTGTGTCCGCCCGAGGGCGATGCCGGCACCGGGATGGTCGCCACCAACTCGGTGGCCCAGCGCACCGGCAACGTCAGCGCCGGCACCTCGATCTTCGCGATGGTCGTCCTCGAGGAACCACTCGCCACCGTCCACCACGCCATCGACGTCGTCACCACCCCGGTCGGCGACCCGGTCGCGATGGTGCACTGCAACAACGGCGCCAGCGAGCTCGATGCCTGGGCCGGCGTCTTCGGCGAGTTCGCCGCCGCGCTCGGTCACCCCTGCGAGCCCGACGCCGTCTTCGGGGCCCTGCTCACCGCGGCGCTGAAGGGCTCGCCCGACGGCGGCGGGCTGCTGGCCTACAACTATCTGGCCGGCGAGCCGATCACCGGCCTCGACGAGGGCCGCCCGCTGTTCGTACGCACCCCTGGCAGCCGCCTCGACCTCGCCGGCTTCGCCCGCGCCCAGGTCTACGGCGTCTTCGGCACCCTCGCCCTCGGCATGCGCGTGCTCGCGGACCAGGGCGTCGAGATCGACGCGATGTTCGCCCACGGCGGCCTGTTCCGCACCGCGGGCGTCGCCCAGCGGCTGCTCGCTGCGGCCACCGGTGCCCCGGTCGCGGTCGGTCACACCGCCGGCGAGGGCGGTGCCTGGGGGATCGCGGTCCTGGCTGCGTACGCCCGGACGACCACGGCCGGCAGCGACATCGCCCTGAGCGCCTATCTCGCCGAGCGCGTCTTCGGTGACATCGACCTCGAGGTCGTCGAGCCGGACGCCGCCGACCTCGCCGGGTTCCGGACCTACCTGGAGCGCTACCAGGCCGGCCTGGACATCGAGCGTGCCGCCGTGGCCGCGCTCGCCGCCAAGCCAGAGAACACAGAAGGAGACCAGTGATGACGGGCGTCCCCACCGCTCTTCGCGCCGCCGTCGACGAAGCCAAGGAACGCGTCGCCGCGCTGCACGCCGAGCTGCCCCGCTGGGAGCTGGTCGTGTGGACCGCCGGGAACGTCTCCGAGCGGGTGCCGAACCCCGACGGCGAGGACCTGCTGGTCATCAAGCCGTCCGGCGTCGCCTACGAGGACATCACCGCCGAGGCGATGGTCGTGTGCGACCTGGCCGGCAACCTCGTCGAGGGGGAGCGCTCGCCATCCTCGGACACCGCCGCCCATGCGTACGTCTATGCCAACATGCCCGAGGTCGGTGGAGTGGTCCACACCCACTCCACCTACGCCACGGCCTGGGCCGCCCGCGGAGAGGAGATCCCCTGCGTGCTCACGATGATGGCCGACGAGTTCGGCGGGCCGATCCCGGTCGGTCCGTTCGCGATCATCGGCGACGACTCGATCGGCCGCGGCATCGTGGAGACGCTGCGGGAGTCGCGCAGCCCGGCGGTGCTGATGCGCAACCACGGCCCGTTCACCATCGGCAAGGACGGCCGCTCCGCGGTCAAGGCCGCGGTGATGTGCGAGGAGGTCGCCCGCACCGTGCACATCGCGCGCCAGCTCGGCCAGCCTCTGCCCATCGACCAGCGCCACGTCGACTCCCTCTACGACCGCTACCAGAACGTCTACGGCCAGCACTGAGCTGCGCCCTCGAAGCATCAGCACACCACGTGAGCACTGGAAGGACCCCCACATGAGCAAGCCCACCGCGCCGAAACCCTATGGCGACCGCGAGGTCTGGTTCTTCACCGGCAGCCAGGACCTCTACGGCGAGGAGACTCTTCGTCAGGTGGCCGAGCAGTCCCAGGAGGTCGCCCGCGCCCTCGACGCGTCGGACGACGTACCGGCGAAGGTCGTGTGGAAGCCCGTCCTGAAGGACGCAGCGTCGATCCGCCGCGCGATGCTCGAGGCCAACTCCGACGACAACGTCCTCGGCGTGATCACCTGGATGCACACCTTCAGCCCGGCCAAGATGTGGATCACCGGCCTCGACACCCTGCAGAAGCCGCTGCTGCACCTGCACACCCAGGCCAACGTCGAGCTCCCCTGGTCGGAGATCGACATGGACTTCATGAACCTCAACCAGGCCGCCCACGGCGACCGGGAGTACGCCTACATCGCCACCCGGCTCGGCGTCGCCCGCACCACCGTCGTCGGCCACGTCTCCAACCCGGCGGTCACCCGCCGCGTCGGCACCTGGGTCCGCGGCGCCGCCGGCTGGGCAGCGACCCACGGGCTCAACCTGGTCCGCTTCGGCGACAACATGCGCAACGTCGCCGTCACCGAGGGTGACAAGACCGAGGCCGAGCTGCGCTTCGGGGTCTCGGTCAACACCTGGGGCGTCAACGACCTGGTCGCCGCCGTCGAGGCGGTGGCCGAGGACGCCGTGGACGCGCTGGTGGCCGAGTACGAGGATCTCTACGACGTCGTCCCCGAGCTCCGTCGCGGCGGCGAGCGTCACGAGTCGCTGCGCTACGCCGCCCGCCAGGAGATCGCCATGGAGGCGTTCCTGGTCGAGCGCGACGCGAAGGCGTTCACCACGAACTTCGAGGACCTCGGCGGGCTGCGTCAGCTCCCCGGCATCGCCGTGCAGCGGCTGATGGGCAAGGGCTACGGCTTCGGCGCCGAGGGCGACTGGAAGACCGCAGTGCTGGTGCGGGCCGCGAAGGTGATGGGGGAGGGGCTGCCCGGTGGCGCCTCCCTGATGGAGGACTACACCTACGACCTCACCCCCGGCGCGGAGGTCATCCTCGGCGCCCACATGCTCGAGATCTGCCCCTCGCTGACCACCTCTCGTCCCAAGGTGGAGATCCACCCGCTCGGGATCGGCGACCGTGAGGACCCGGTCCGGATGGTCTTCGACGCCGACTCGGTCGAGGGTGCAGTGGTCGTCTCCCTGGCGGACATGCGCGACCGCTTCCGGCTGACGGCCAACGTCGTCGATGTGGTTCCGCCGACCGAGGCCCTGCCCAACCTGCCGGTCGCGCGCGCCGTCTGGTCCCCGCGCCCCGACTTCGCCACCTCCGCCGAGGCCTGGCTGACCGCCGGCGGCGCGCACCACACGGTGATGTCGACCGCCGCCGGGATCGAGGCATTCGAGGTCTTCGCCAACATCGCCCGCACCGAGCTGCTCGTCATCGACGAGTCCACCACCCGCCGCGGCTTCGCCGACCAGGTGCGCTGGAACCAGGTGTTCTACCGGGTCGCCCAGGGCCTGTGAATGATCGGTGCACTCACCGAAGCTTGGTGAGTGCACCGATCGTGCACCTGCGCGATCTGTGCACCCGAACAGGGGGCCTGGGTGCACGGATCGTGCACGATCGGCTGGGATTGGATCATCGCCGCCGGTCGCGAATCTGGTAGATGCGCTGGACGGACACGCCGGCGACCTCGGCGAGATCCTTCGCGGTGTGGCCGTCGAGAATGGCTTCGCGTACGCAGGTTGCCCAGAAGCTGTCGCGTCGGGCCGCTTCGCGTTGCGCGACCTCACGATCAGCCTTCGCTTGTTCGATCACGACCTTCCAGTCGCGCGGCGCGATGGCGATCGTGTCCTCGGGCCACCCGCCACCGCCAGTGCCCAGGACCGTCCAGCCGGATAGGCCGAGAGTGTCCGCGGCTGTGCCCGAGACGGCCAGTTCGGCCAGAACTTCGCCATCGTCGTTCCTCACCTGCACCGAGTCGGTCGAGCTTCCTTCGTGGTTGACGACGGCCGCTCTGAACCGTGTTTCGCGGACGACAGCGAACGGCGAGCCGATGACGACTGTCTCGACCGGCGCCCATCCGATCTCCCGGAGGAGATAGGTGATGCGATGTTCGGGAGAGATGAATGGGTCTGGGTCAGGCCCGCCCTGGTGCATCGCAGACGTGATCGTCGCGACCGGGCTTGTCGGCGAACCGGCTCCGGGTAGGTCGCTGCTCGGCCGGACTTCGATGACGACATCTGCAGGTTCGTGTTGAGCGGTCGTCGCGACTGCCGTGAAATCCACACCCAGATTATAGCGCGCTTTAAATCGACTCAGGCCAGCAATTTCCGAGGGTTCATCACCCCGTCGGGGTCGATCGCCTGCTTGACGGCGCGCAGGAGGTCGACCTCGACACCCGTCTTGTACGCAGCCGCAGCATCCCGCTTGAGCGTCCCGATCCCGTGCTCGGCGGAGATGCTGCCGCCGAGCGCGGTGACGGCGTCGTAGACGATCCGGGTCAGCCCGGGAGCCTCTCGCCTCAGCGCCGCGTCGTCGCCGACGGGGGCGGAGATGTTGTAGTGCAGGTTGCCGTCGCCGATGTGGCCGTACGTCACCAGCCGCAGCCCCGGCAGCGCGTCGAGCAGCCTCGGGCCGACCTCGGCGACGAAGCGGGACAGCGCGGTGATCGGCAGGGTGACGTCGTGCTTGAGGGTCACGCCCTCGCTCCTCTGGGCCTCCGAGACTCCCTCGCGCAGCGCCCACAGCGACTCGCGCTGCGCCGGGCTTCCGGCGACCACGGCATCGAGAAGAAGCCCGTGCGAAGCCGCGGCCTCGAGCGCCGACTCGAGCCGCTCGTCGACGTCGGCGGAGGTGCCGGCGAGCTCGACGAGGCCGTACCACTCGTGCCGGTCCGCGAACGGGTCACGGACGCCGGGCAGGTGGGCGAGGACCAGGTCGAGCGCCTGGCGCCCGAGCAGCTCCCAGGTGGTCAGCTGGCCGCCACCGTGCTCGCGGAGCAGCGGAAGCAGCGTGGTGGCGGCCTCGACCGACTCGAGGGCCACGAACGCGCTCGCGCGGCGCGGCGTGGCGGGCAGCAGTCGCAGCACCGCCGCGGTGACCACCCCGAGCGTGCCCTCCGAGCCGATGAACAGCTGCTTGAGGTCGTAGCCGGTGTTGTCCTTACGCAGCGGGCGCAGCCCGTCCCACACCCGGCCGTCAGGAAGCACGACCTCCAGGCCGAGCACCAGCTCGCGCATCATCCCGTAGCGCAGCACCGCGGTGCCGCCGGCGTTGGTCGCGATCGTGCCGCCGATGGTGCACGAGCCCTCCGAGCCGAGCGAGAGCGGGAAGAGCCGCCCCGCGGCCGCGGCGGCCTCCTGGACGATTGCCAGCGGGGCGCCGGCCTCGACCACGAGGGTGTCGGCGACCGGATCGACCTCCCGGACGCGCCGCATCCGGCCGAGCGAGAGGACGATCTGGTCACCGCCGGAGTCGGGTACGCCGCCGCCGACGAGGCCGGTGTTGCCGCCCTGCGGGACGACCCCGACCCCAGCCGCGCCGCACAGCCTGACGACCGTCGCCACCTCCGCGGTCGAGGCCGGTCGCACCACCGCGAGGGCGGTGCCGGTGAAGACCCCGGTCCAGTCGGTGACGTACGCCGCCATGTCGGCCGGCTCGGTCAGCACGGCGCTCTCGCCCAGGGCGGTGCGCAGGTCGTTGACGAGGTCGGTCATCAGGTGCTCCTCGGGTCGGGTGGGGGAGGCGGTCATGCCGACCGCAGGCGTACGTGCTCGGGGCCGATCGCGGCGATGTCGGGGGCGCCGAGCAGGCACATCGCCCGCCGCAGCTCCTCGACCAGCAGCGTCAGAGTGGCGTCGACCCCCTGTCGGCCACCGACCATCAGGCCGTAGAGATAGGGGCGGCCGATCAGCACGCCGCGGGCGCCGAGGCCGAGTGCCGCCGCGATGTCGCCGCCGGAGCGGACGCCGGAGTCGACGTACACCTCGGTCCGGTCGCCGACCGCGTCGACCACCGTCGGCAGCAGCTCCAGAGGCACCGGCGCACGGTCGAGCTGGCGGCCGCCGTGGTTGGAGAGCACCAGCGCGTCGGCCCCGGCCTCGACGCAGGCGACCGCGTCGGCGACCGAGAGCACGCCCTTGACCACCACCGGGCCGTCCCAGTGCTCCTTGAGCCAGCCGATGTCGGAGGGCCGGATCGCCTGCTCGCGCAGCTCGTTGGACATGCCCCAGCGCCTGTAGTGGGATCCCTCGGGGAAGGTCGCGAACCGCAGCGGCTCGGTGGTCACGATGTTCGCGACCCAGCCCGGGTGGCGGGCCATGCCCGCGAACGTACGCAGGCTCAGCTGCGGCGGGATCGCGAACCCGTTGAGCTTGTCCTTGCGCTTCATCCCCGTCACGGTCGTGTCGATGGTCAGCATCAGTGCCTCGTAGCCCTGCGCGGCCGCCTCGGCAAGGTGCTCGAGCGTCACAGAACGGTCCTTCATCAGGTAGACCTGGAACCAGTTGCGTCCCTGCGGCGCCGCGGCGGCGACGTCGGTGATCGAGGTCGTCGCGTACGTCGAGAGCGTGTAGGGCAGCCCGGCGGCGGCCGCGGCCGCGGCGACCGCCCGCTCGCCGGTGTGGTGGCTGAGCCGGGTGTAGCCGGTCGGCGCCAGCACGATGGGTGCGGCCGCGGGCCGCCCGAGGATCGTCGTACGCACCTCCGGCTCGGCCACCTGGCCGAAGGCCGTGGGCCGCAGCTCCACGCGGTCGAAGGCCTCGCGGTTGCGGCGCATCGCGTGCTCGCCGTCCGAGCCGCCGTCGACGTAGTCCCAGACCGCCCTCGGCACCCGCCGGCGGGCGGCCCGCTCCAGGTCGTCGAGGCTGAGACAGCGGGCCAGCCGCCGGTCGGCCGCACGCCAGTGGAACGGGCGCGGCCGCAGGAACGGCGCGAGATCGCGCCATCGGGGGACCTGCCGGACGACCTGGGAACTGGCGGTCACGCTCTGGACTCCTCATCACTCATCGGATAAGTTTTGAACTTGTCATACAACTTAGCCCATCGAGGAGCATCACGCCATGGCCGCCGACCGCATCACGTCACTGACCCTCTCCCACGTCGTCCTCCCGCTCGAGAACCCGGTCAGTGACGCCAAGGTGCTCACCGGACGGCAGAAGCCGCTCACCGAGACCGTGCTGCTCTTCGTCGAGGTGACGACGGAGCAGGGCTTCGAGGGCATGGGCTTCAGCTACTCCAAGCGGGCCGGTGGCCCGGCGCAGTACGCCCACCTCAAGGAGATCGCCGAGGTTGCCACCGGCCAGGACCCCTCCGACATCGCCAAGATCTACGAGTCGCTGATGTGGGCCGGCGCCTCGGTCGGCCGCAGCGGTGTGGCGACCCAGGCCGTGGCCGCTCTCGACGTGGCGCTCTACGACCTCAAGGCCCGGCGCGCGGGCCTGCCGCTGGCCAAGCTGCTCGGCGCCCACCGCGACTCCTGCCGCGTCTACAACACCTCCGGCGGCTTCCTCCAGGCGAGCGTCGAGGAGATCAAGGAGAAGGCCACCGCCTCGCTCGAGGCCGGCATCGGCGGCATCAAGATCAAGGTCGGCCAGCCCGACTGGGCCGAGGACCTGCGCCGCGTCGCCGCGCTGCGCGAGCACCTCGGTGACACCCCGTTCATGGTCGACGCCAACCAGCAGTGGGACCGCGCCCGCGCCCGCCGGATGTGTCGCGAGCTCGAGCAGTTCGACCTGATCTGGATCGAGGAGCCCCTCGACGCCTGGGACGCGGTCGGCCACGCCGACCTGTCGCGTACGTTCGACACGCCGATCGCGACCGGCGAGATGCTGACCTCGGTGCCCGAGCACATGGCGCTGATCGACGCCGGCTACCGCGGCATCGTGCAGCCGGACGCGCCGCGCATCGGCGGGATCACCCCGTTCCTGAAGTTCGCCACCCTCGCCGCCCACGCCGGGCTCGCGCTCGCGCCGCACTACGCGATGGAGATCCACCTGCACCTCGCCGCGGCCTACCCGACCGAGCCGTGGGTCGAGCACTTCGAGTGGCTCAACCCGCTGTTCGAGGAGCGCATCGACATCCACGACGGCCGGATGTGGGTGCCGGACCGCCCGGGTCTCGGCTTCACGCTCAGCGACCAGATGCGCAAGCTGACCGTGGAGACGGCTAAGTTCACGGCATGAGCGAGCGCCAGCGAGCGACAATGAGCGTCATGCCGTCGAGTACGTATCCTTGCCTCTCCTCGACGGAGGCGACGGCATGACAGTCAGCACCGGGCTCGCCGACCGCGTCGTCTCCGGGATCAAGGACCAGATCCTCGCCGGAGACCTCGCTCCGGGGGCGAAGCTGCCCTCGGAGTCCGACCTGGTCGCCACCTACGGGGTGTCCCGGACGGTGGCGCGCGAGGCGGTCACCCGCCTGCGCGCCGAAGGTCTGGTCGAGACCTTCCAGGGGCGCGGCTCGTTCGTCCTGGCGGTCCCGGCGCCCTCGCCGTTCGCACTGGAGTCCTCCGCGATCCGTACGCAGCACGACGTGCTCGACATGGTCGACTTCCGGCTCGGCGTGGAGTGTGAGGCGGCGGCCCTGGCCGCCGCCCACCTCGACGAGCAGGGATCGCGTGCGATCGAGGAGGCGCTCGCCGCGCTGGCCACCGCGCATCCCGACGGCGCGGTGGAGGCGGACTTCGCCTTCCACCGCGCCGTCGCGGCCGCAACCGGCAACCGCTTCTACCTCGACCTGATGGACTCGCTGGGTCCGATGATGATCATGCTGCCGCGCACCCGGCTCGGCGACGCCTACTCACCCAGCGACGCGCTCCACGTCGAGCGGGTGCAGCGCGAGCACGACAACATCGCCGCCGCCATCCTCTCCGGTGACGCCGACACCGCCCGGGCGGCGATGCGGGTGCACCTCGGCAGCACCCGCCGGCGTCTGCAGCAGCGTTGACGGTTGGTCTAGGTATGCAGACCAACCGTCGCTTCCCCGGCGGAGCTCCGCACGGGATGCGACGGTTCGGCTGCATACCTAGACGAACAGACCGCACCGCCGGCGCTACTTCATGTGCTCCCCGAGCGGGGTGAAGCAGAACTTCCCGCCCGCCAGCCGCTCCTCGGGCCCCTGCGGGCCGTCGTCGACCGCGTCGCCGAGCAACTCCGCGGCGTAGACCTCGGAGTCGTCCTGCGGGTGGTAGCCGATCGCTTCGCCCTCGGCCAGCGACCACCAGCGCCGGGTGTTGCGGGAGGTGCCCCACACCACCCGGAAGCCGGGCTCCGGGGTGGCCAGGCAGGCCTCGAGGAGCCGGGCGCCGTCGTCGGGCGACATCCACGTCCACAGCGACCGGCGGTCCCACGGCTTCTCGAAGCACGAGCCGATCCGCAGCGCGGTCACGTCGATGCCGTATCGGTCGTGGAAGAGGCTCCCGAGGGCCTCCATCGCGACCTTGCTGACCCCGTAGTAGGTGTCCGGGCGCGGGACGGCATCCGCCGGAAGGCCGCCATCGGGGGCATCGGCGATCTCGTAGAAGCCGGCCGCGTGGTTGCTGGAGGCGAGCACGACCCGCGCCACCCCGGCGTCCCGGGCGGCCTCCAAGACCACGCGGGTGCCGTCGATGTTGGCCGAGAGGATGTCGTCCCAGGGGGCCTCGACGCTGATGCCGCCCAGATGGATGATCGCTTCGACGCCCTCGCAGGCGGCGCGCATCGCGGCCTCGTCGGTCACCGACGCCTCGACGACCTCGACCGCCTCGCCCTCGGCGGGGGGCTCGGGACGTACGACGTCGAGGAGGCGCAGCACCCGGCCCTCACGGGCGAGCCGGCTGCGCATCATCCGACCCACGCCGCCGCTGGCCCCGGTGATCAGAACGACCTGGCTCATGCGCTGCGCAGCTCCTCGACGGCATCGATGTAGGTGCCGAGGTCGGCGCCGTGCTTGTCGATGACGGACCTGGTCGCCTCGCGCCACGGGGTGAGGTCGGTGATCTCGTTGATCGTGACGCCCTCGCCCCGCAGCTTCTCCAGGTCGGCCTCGACCTGGGCGTCCCACTTCTCGCGCTGGAACGGCGCGGCCTCGTCGGCCGCCTTCTGGAGGGCCTCCTGGTCCGCGGAGTCGAGCCCGTCCCAGGTGTCCTTGTTGATGAGCAGCACCTCGGCGACGCGCATGTGCCGGTCGAGGGTGTAGTTCTTCGCGACCTCGTAGTGGGAGGCGGAGTAGTAGGACGGCTCGTTGTTCTCGGCGCCGTCGAGCAGCCCGCTCTGCAGCGAGCTGTAGACCTCGCCGTAGTCCATCGGGGTGGGGGAGCCGCCGAGAGCCTTGACGAAGTCGATCTGCACCTGCGACTCCTGCACCCGGATCTTGAGCCCCTTGACGTCGGCCGGCGCCTTGATGGGCTTCTTGGAGGTGTAGAAGCTGCGGGCGCCCGGGTCGAAGTAGCCCAGCCCCTTGAAGCCGGCGCCCTCGGCCTCGCCGAGCAGCTTCTTGCCGTTCTCGCTGTCCAGGAAGCGCCACAGGTGGTCGGCGTCGTCGAAGAGGTAGGGCAGGCTGAACAGCCCCATCGCGGGGACGAACTCGCCCATCGGGGCCGAGCTGATCCGGGTCAT includes:
- a CDS encoding alpha-hydroxy acid oxidase; translated protein: MTASSQVVRQVPRWRDLAPFLRPRPFHWRAADRRLARCLSLDDLERAARRRVPRAVWDYVDGGSDGEHAMRRNREAFDRVELRPTAFGQVAEPEVRTTILGRPAAAPIVLAPTGYTRLSHHTGERAVAAAAAAAGLPYTLSTYATTSITDVAAAAPQGRNWFQVYLMKDRSVTLEHLAEAAAQGYEALMLTIDTTVTGMKRKDKLNGFAIPPQLSLRTFAGMARHPGWVANIVTTEPLRFATFPEGSHYRRWGMSNELREQAIRPSDIGWLKEHWDGPVVVKGVLSVADAVACVEAGADALVLSNHGGRQLDRAPVPLELLPTVVDAVGDRTEVYVDSGVRSGGDIAAALGLGARGVLIGRPYLYGLMVGGRQGVDATLTLLVEELRRAMCLLGAPDIAAIGPEHVRLRSA
- a CDS encoding L-talarate/galactarate dehydratase — encoded protein: MAADRITSLTLSHVVLPLENPVSDAKVLTGRQKPLTETVLLFVEVTTEQGFEGMGFSYSKRAGGPAQYAHLKEIAEVATGQDPSDIAKIYESLMWAGASVGRSGVATQAVAALDVALYDLKARRAGLPLAKLLGAHRDSCRVYNTSGGFLQASVEEIKEKATASLEAGIGGIKIKVGQPDWAEDLRRVAALREHLGDTPFMVDANQQWDRARARRMCRELEQFDLIWIEEPLDAWDAVGHADLSRTFDTPIATGEMLTSVPEHMALIDAGYRGIVQPDAPRIGGITPFLKFATLAAHAGLALAPHYAMEIHLHLAAAYPTEPWVEHFEWLNPLFEERIDIHDGRMWVPDRPGLGFTLSDQMRKLTVETAKFTA
- a CDS encoding FadR/GntR family transcriptional regulator, with product MTVSTGLADRVVSGIKDQILAGDLAPGAKLPSESDLVATYGVSRTVAREAVTRLRAEGLVETFQGRGSFVLAVPAPSPFALESSAIRTQHDVLDMVDFRLGVECEAAALAAAHLDEQGSRAIEEALAALATAHPDGAVEADFAFHRAVAAATGNRFYLDLMDSLGPMMIMLPRTRLGDAYSPSDALHVERVQREHDNIAAAILSGDADTARAAMRVHLGSTRRRLQQR
- the araA gene encoding L-arabinose isomerase; its protein translation is MSKPTAPKPYGDREVWFFTGSQDLYGEETLRQVAEQSQEVARALDASDDVPAKVVWKPVLKDAASIRRAMLEANSDDNVLGVITWMHTFSPAKMWITGLDTLQKPLLHLHTQANVELPWSEIDMDFMNLNQAAHGDREYAYIATRLGVARTTVVGHVSNPAVTRRVGTWVRGAAGWAATHGLNLVRFGDNMRNVAVTEGDKTEAELRFGVSVNTWGVNDLVAAVEAVAEDAVDALVAEYEDLYDVVPELRRGGERHESLRYAARQEIAMEAFLVERDAKAFTTNFEDLGGLRQLPGIAVQRLMGKGYGFGAEGDWKTAVLVRAAKVMGEGLPGGASLMEDYTYDLTPGAEVILGAHMLEICPSLTTSRPKVEIHPLGIGDREDPVRMVFDADSVEGAVVVSLADMRDRFRLTANVVDVVPPTEALPNLPVARAVWSPRPDFATSAEAWLTAGGAHHTVMSTAAGIEAFEVFANIARTELLVIDESTTRRGFADQVRWNQVFYRVAQGL
- a CDS encoding FAD-binding oxidoreductase, whose protein sequence is MTDLVNDLRTALGESAVLTEPADMAAYVTDWTGVFTGTALAVVRPASTAEVATVVRLCGAAGVGVVPQGGNTGLVGGGVPDSGGDQIVLSLGRMRRVREVDPVADTLVVEAGAPLAIVQEAAAAAGRLFPLSLGSEGSCTIGGTIATNAGGTAVLRYGMMRELVLGLEVVLPDGRVWDGLRPLRKDNTGYDLKQLFIGSEGTLGVVTAAVLRLLPATPRRASAFVALESVEAATTLLPLLREHGGGQLTTWELLGRQALDLVLAHLPGVRDPFADRHEWYGLVELAGTSADVDERLESALEAAASHGLLLDAVVAGSPAQRESLWALREGVSEAQRSEGVTLKHDVTLPITALSRFVAEVGPRLLDALPGLRLVTYGHIGDGNLHYNISAPVGDDAALRREAPGLTRIVYDAVTALGGSISAEHGIGTLKRDAAAAYKTGVEVDLLRAVKQAIDPDGVMNPRKLLA